The Desulfobulbus propionicus DSM 2032 DNA segment ATTTGCAGCGTATTTACGTGATCGATATGCCGGCGGGCCACACCCTGATCGGCGGCACCGCCGCCCCGATGGAACGAAACGGGGAATATCGACCCGGCGGTGGTTCTCAGTTCTACTACCGGGGCGCACCCGTCGATTGGCTGGTCTACGCGCTCTTTGCCCCCGATTACCTAAAAAGCTATGCCGGCGCGGTGACCGGTGCGCAGAAATTGGGACACGGCATTGCCGTCGACTTGGGGGACCACCTCGATCAAACCCGTCATGCGGCGACCATTGACCGTGCATCGAATGATGGCGGGGCAGGGGACCAGCGGGATGCCGTGTGGCTGCGAGGGTTTGGCGGCGATTTGGACTTCGATGAGGATGACGGCAACGCGGTTGATGCCCAGAGCACGGGAATGAGCCTCGGCTGGCAGCGCAGGTTCGGCGGCACATCATCAAGCGATCGATCAAGGACGTACCTGGGCCTGCTGCTGTCCCAAGGGCGGCAAGAGCAGCAGTATCAGGCCAGCGGTGTCGAAAACACGGCCGAGACAACAATGGGCGGACTCTACGGGCTGTACCTGCACGACCGATTGGCTCCCCGTTCCTGGTTTGGCAGCTTTTCCCTGCTGTACGGCGGGCTCGACCTGGACAATGCGGTTCCGGGCGAGCTGGGGCATGGGCTGGATCAGACCTATGACGGCAACCTCATGGTGCTGACCGTGGCCAACGGCCTGACCTTCCGCTGGCACGACGGCTGGTCGCTCACGCCGCAACTCCAGCTTTCCCACGCCAAGGTGGATCAGGATGATTTCAACGATGACCTGGGCGCGCGCATCAGGCTGCGCCAGGGGGATTCCTTGGTGGGCCGCCTTGGCGTGGAAGTGGGCAAGACCCTGTGGCCCACCGGTTGGCTGCAGGCCCATTGCTGGACTAAGATTAGCTATCTCCGCGATTTTTCAGCGACCAACGAGGTTTGGGTGGCGGATGACCTGGCCAGGAGCGCCGTGGATGAGGACGGATATCTGATGGCGGTGGGCGCCACAGTGCAGCTCGGCCAACGATGGAGCCTGCGTGGCCAGGTGGAAACGTTTGCCGGCGGTGAGCAGGGGGTTCAGGGAAGTTTGGCTGTGCACTATGGGTGGTGATCTGCCAGGCCACGCGAGACAGAAAGGCATTACTGAAATTACGGGGACAGTATATGTTTTTGACCGAGCAAGGGCAGGCGTCCAAGGCACTGGCTTGGCTTTGCGACAGCGCTTTCGCGCGCAAAAATGGGTGCTGTTTGGGCGAAGCGCCTGGAGCGCGACGGGGGTAGCTCATCCTCGCCGGTGCAAAAGGGGTGACGGCCCGTTTGACACCCCGGTTGCCATGCACAAAATTGGCAGTTCCAGGCTGCAAAATGAACTTCTCATCATGTTTGGCAAGGCAAAGTTTGACGCTCTGTCGTGCTGATTTTACTGGTTCCTGGGACGGGTTTTAAAAATACATTTTATTTCAATACCTTATAAAGGTATATTGGCCATCGTCGCGGCCTGTTCGCGCCTGTCTCGAACACGTCATTTTTCGCTGGCTACGGAAAAAAAATTGTTCTGCATTTCCGGTAGGTTCCTTTGCCCTCTTGGACCCTGAAAAATGGTTTGTGTTGCAATATACGGAATTTCTGTTATTTTGCCTCATCTTGAGAGAAAAAAGCCTCCATGACTTCAACTTGAGAGAATACATTTATGAAGACCACCAAGCTCGTTTTCATGGTTATGATCGGCTTGGCGATGATCGAATTTACTGCAGGACAATCATTCAACATTGCCGCCGCTGCCTCAGTCAAGACAGCAAAAACATCGCTTGCCTCTTCCAAAACTAAAGCCAAATCCACCGCTACTGCCGCCAAGTCAAAAAAATTGATGAAAGGGGTAGCCACCGTCTATGCCGATAAATTCATCGGCAGGAAAACCGCCAGCGGCCAACGGTTCCGCCAGAGCGAACTGACCGCCGCCCATCGTTTGTTGCCACTTGGCACCAAGGTGCGGGTCACCAACCTCCGCAATCAAAAAACAGTCGAAGTACGGATCAACGATCGCGGGCCTTGGGCCAAGGGCCGGATCATTGATCTGTCGGCTGCCGCAGCGGCCAAGGTCGGGATGGCCAAGCGCGGCACCGCCTTGGTCAAACTCGAGGTCGTCTCCTCGGCCTCCTCGGGTTGATCCCGCAAGAGCGCTGACAGCTCCGCGTCTCCGGTGGATGCGGTTGGTCGTTTCATCGCGACGCGTCTTTTTTCTTCTTATACGCTCCAAATCCTCCTGCGCAGCCAACGAAACGGTGGTTGCGCATTTTTCTCTTGCGCGTCTCGTCCTTGCATGGGGCTGCCAGGGATGTCGTGCGCCTTATCCGGTGAGACGTCGTTCAAAGAC contains these protein-coding regions:
- a CDS encoding autotransporter domain-containing protein; protein product: MIGFLIGLDLLPFAVATAETLADIDQEIQSNQAIKTDRGGLDAFNIYQGVTNDRLERKVAILEQVAIHPRFYQTGDGTRDYTNFYSFTSRAGFTDTELAIVQTDAPLRLYRRGDSGYREASGYLGSWWSDQYRGVPSSRDELAILAAWGSDLQRIYVIDMPAGHTLIGGTAAPMERNGEYRPGGGSQFYYRGAPVDWLVYALFAPDYLKSYAGAVTGAQKLGHGIAVDLGDHLDQTRHAATIDRASNDGGAGDQRDAVWLRGFGGDLDFDEDDGNAVDAQSTGMSLGWQRRFGGTSSSDRSRTYLGLLLSQGRQEQQYQASGVENTAETTMGGLYGLYLHDRLAPRSWFGSFSLLYGGLDLDNAVPGELGHGLDQTYDGNLMVLTVANGLTFRWHDGWSLTPQLQLSHAKVDQDDFNDDLGARIRLRQGDSLVGRLGVEVGKTLWPTGWLQAHCWTKISYLRDFSATNEVWVADDLARSAVDEDGYLMAVGATVQLGQRWSLRGQVETFAGGEQGVQGSLAVHYGW
- a CDS encoding septal ring lytic transglycosylase RlpA family protein produces the protein MKGVATVYADKFIGRKTASGQRFRQSELTAAHRLLPLGTKVRVTNLRNQKTVEVRINDRGPWAKGRIIDLSAAAAAKVGMAKRGTALVKLEVVSSASSG